A portion of the Bubalus kerabau isolate K-KA32 ecotype Philippines breed swamp buffalo chromosome 1, PCC_UOA_SB_1v2, whole genome shotgun sequence genome contains these proteins:
- the TMEM19 gene encoding transmembrane protein 19 isoform X4, with amino-acid sequence MRDLDDNTYKKYIKMITNIVILSLIICISSAFWIMSMTASTYYGDFQPVSPWRWLFSVVVPVLIVSNGFKKKSLDHSGALGGLVVGFILTIANFSFFTSLVTFFLSSSKLTKWKGEAKKRLDSEYKEGGQRNWIQVFCNGAVPTELALLYMIESGPGEIPIDFSKQHTASWMCLSLLAALASSAGDTWASEVGPVLSKSTPRLITTWEKVPVGTNGGVTMVGLASSLLGGTFVGITYFLTQLVFVNDLDISAPQWPIIAFGGLAGLLGSIVDSYLGATMQFSEIILLLT; translated from the exons ATGCGAGATCTTGACGACAATACGtacaaaaaatacataaagatgATAACTAATATAGTTATATTGAGCCtgatcatttgcatttcttcagCTTTCTGGATTATGTCTATGACTGCAAGCACCTATTATG GTGACTTTCAGCCTGTTTCTCCCTGGCGTTGgctgttttctgttgttgttcctGTTTTGATCGTCTCTAATGGCTTTAAGAAGAAAAGTCTAGATCACAGTGGGGCTTTAGGag GGCTCGTGGTTGGATTTATCCTAACCATTGCAAATTTCAGCTTTTTCACCTCTTTGgtgacattttttctttcttcctcaaaaCTTACTAAATGGAAGGGAGAAGCAAAGAAGCGTCTAGATTCAGAATACAAGGAAG GTGGACAGAGAAACTGGATTCAGGTGTTCTGTAATGGCGCAGTGCCCACGGAGCTGGCCCTGCTGTACATGATAGAAAGTGGCCCTGGGGAAATCCCAATAGATTTTTCCAAACAGCACACTGCTTCCTGGATGTGTTTGTCTCTCTTGGCTGCACTGGCCTCCTCTGCTGGAGACacatgggcttcagaagttggCCCTGTTCTGAGTAAAAGCACGCCAAGGCTAATAACAACCTGGGAGAAAGTTCCAGTTG GGACCAATGGAGGAGTGACGATGGTGGGCCTTGCCTCCAGTCTTCTTGGTGGAACCTTTGTGGGCATCACTTACTTCCTCACACAGTTGGTTTTTGTTAACGATTTAGACATTTCTGCTCCCCAGTGGCCAATTATTGCATTTGGGGGTCTGGCTGGATTACTAGGATCAATTGTGGATTCATATTTAGGAGCTACCATGCAATTTAGTG AAATAATTCTTCTGCTAACCTGA
- the TMEM19 gene encoding transmembrane protein 19 isoform X2: MRDLDDNTYKKYIKMITNIVILSLIICISSAFWIMSMTASTYYGDFQPVSPWRWLFSVVVPVLIVSNGFKKKSLDHSGALGGLVVGFILTIANFSFFTSLVTFFLSSSKLTKWKGEAKKRLDSEYKEGGQRNWIQVFCNGAVPTELALLYMIESGPGEIPIDFSKQHTASWMCLSLLAALASSAGDTWASEVGPVLSKSTPRLITTWEKVPVGTNGGVTMVGLASSLLGGTFVGITYFLTQLVFVNDLDISAPQWPIIAFGGLAGLLGSIVDSYLGATMQFSGLDESTGMVVNSPGKEVKYIAGKPILDNNAVNLFTSVLVALLLPTAAWGFWPRQ, translated from the exons ATGCGAGATCTTGACGACAATACGtacaaaaaatacataaagatgATAACTAATATAGTTATATTGAGCCtgatcatttgcatttcttcagCTTTCTGGATTATGTCTATGACTGCAAGCACCTATTATG GTGACTTTCAGCCTGTTTCTCCCTGGCGTTGgctgttttctgttgttgttcctGTTTTGATCGTCTCTAATGGCTTTAAGAAGAAAAGTCTAGATCACAGTGGGGCTTTAGGag GGCTCGTGGTTGGATTTATCCTAACCATTGCAAATTTCAGCTTTTTCACCTCTTTGgtgacattttttctttcttcctcaaaaCTTACTAAATGGAAGGGAGAAGCAAAGAAGCGTCTAGATTCAGAATACAAGGAAG GTGGACAGAGAAACTGGATTCAGGTGTTCTGTAATGGCGCAGTGCCCACGGAGCTGGCCCTGCTGTACATGATAGAAAGTGGCCCTGGGGAAATCCCAATAGATTTTTCCAAACAGCACACTGCTTCCTGGATGTGTTTGTCTCTCTTGGCTGCACTGGCCTCCTCTGCTGGAGACacatgggcttcagaagttggCCCTGTTCTGAGTAAAAGCACGCCAAGGCTAATAACAACCTGGGAGAAAGTTCCAGTTG GGACCAATGGAGGAGTGACGATGGTGGGCCTTGCCTCCAGTCTTCTTGGTGGAACCTTTGTGGGCATCACTTACTTCCTCACACAGTTGGTTTTTGTTAACGATTTAGACATTTCTGCTCCCCAGTGGCCAATTATTGCATTTGGGGGTCTGGCTGGATTACTAGGATCAATTGTGGATTCATATTTAGGAGCTACCATGCAATTTAGTG GTTTGGATGAAAGCACTGGTATGGTGGTCAACAGCCCAGGGAAGGAGGTGAAGTACATAGCCGGGAAACCCATCCTCGACAACAATGCCGTGAATCTGTTCACTTCTGTCCTCGTAGCCCTCTTGCTCCCAACAGCTGCTTGGGGTTTTTGGCCTAGACAgtga
- the TMEM19 gene encoding transmembrane protein 19 isoform X1 produces MRDLDDNTYKKYIKMITNIVILSLIICISSAFWIMSMTASTYYGDFQPVSPWRWLFSVVVPVLIVSNGFKKKSLDHSGALGGLVVGFILTIANFSFFTSLVTFFLSSSKLTKWKGEAKKRLDSEYKEGGQRNWIQVFCNGAVPTELALLYMIESGPGEIPIDFSKQHTASWMCLSLLAALASSAGDTWASEVGPVLSKSTPRLITTWEKVPVGTNGGVTMVGLASSLLGGTFVGITYFLTQLVFVNDLDISAPQWPIIAFGGLAGLLGSIVDSYLGATMQFSGLDESTGMVVNSPGKELCGWTVACQPPLSMGFFQARILEWVAISCCRGSSQRRDRTRFSCVSCIGRLILYH; encoded by the exons ATGCGAGATCTTGACGACAATACGtacaaaaaatacataaagatgATAACTAATATAGTTATATTGAGCCtgatcatttgcatttcttcagCTTTCTGGATTATGTCTATGACTGCAAGCACCTATTATG GTGACTTTCAGCCTGTTTCTCCCTGGCGTTGgctgttttctgttgttgttcctGTTTTGATCGTCTCTAATGGCTTTAAGAAGAAAAGTCTAGATCACAGTGGGGCTTTAGGag GGCTCGTGGTTGGATTTATCCTAACCATTGCAAATTTCAGCTTTTTCACCTCTTTGgtgacattttttctttcttcctcaaaaCTTACTAAATGGAAGGGAGAAGCAAAGAAGCGTCTAGATTCAGAATACAAGGAAG GTGGACAGAGAAACTGGATTCAGGTGTTCTGTAATGGCGCAGTGCCCACGGAGCTGGCCCTGCTGTACATGATAGAAAGTGGCCCTGGGGAAATCCCAATAGATTTTTCCAAACAGCACACTGCTTCCTGGATGTGTTTGTCTCTCTTGGCTGCACTGGCCTCCTCTGCTGGAGACacatgggcttcagaagttggCCCTGTTCTGAGTAAAAGCACGCCAAGGCTAATAACAACCTGGGAGAAAGTTCCAGTTG GGACCAATGGAGGAGTGACGATGGTGGGCCTTGCCTCCAGTCTTCTTGGTGGAACCTTTGTGGGCATCACTTACTTCCTCACACAGTTGGTTTTTGTTAACGATTTAGACATTTCTGCTCCCCAGTGGCCAATTATTGCATTTGGGGGTCTGGCTGGATTACTAGGATCAATTGTGGATTCATATTTAGGAGCTACCATGCAATTTAGTG GTTTGGATGAAAGCACTGGTATGGTGGTCAACAGCCCAGGGAAGGAG CTCTgtggatggactgtagcctgccagcctcctctgtccatgggatttttccaggcaagaatactggagtgggttgccatttcctgctgcagaggatcttcccaacgcagggatcgaacccgcttctcctgtgtctcctgcattggcaggctgattctttaccactga
- the TMEM19 gene encoding transmembrane protein 19 isoform X3, with product MRDLDDNTYKKYIKMITNIVILSLIICISSAFWIMSMTASTYYGDFQPVSPWRWLFSVVVPVLIVSNGFKKKSLDHSGALGGLVVGFILTIANFSFFTSLVTFFLSSSKLTKWKGEAKKRLDSEYKEGGQRNWIQVFCNGAVPTELALLYMIESGPGEIPIDFSKQHTASWMCLSLLAALASSAGDTWASEVGPVLSKSTPRLITTWEKVPVGTNGGVTMVGLASSLLGGTFVGITYFLTQLVFVNDLDISAPQWPIIAFGGLAGLLGSIVDSYLGATMQFSGLDESTGMVVNSPGKENSLEDAVTSC from the exons ATGCGAGATCTTGACGACAATACGtacaaaaaatacataaagatgATAACTAATATAGTTATATTGAGCCtgatcatttgcatttcttcagCTTTCTGGATTATGTCTATGACTGCAAGCACCTATTATG GTGACTTTCAGCCTGTTTCTCCCTGGCGTTGgctgttttctgttgttgttcctGTTTTGATCGTCTCTAATGGCTTTAAGAAGAAAAGTCTAGATCACAGTGGGGCTTTAGGag GGCTCGTGGTTGGATTTATCCTAACCATTGCAAATTTCAGCTTTTTCACCTCTTTGgtgacattttttctttcttcctcaaaaCTTACTAAATGGAAGGGAGAAGCAAAGAAGCGTCTAGATTCAGAATACAAGGAAG GTGGACAGAGAAACTGGATTCAGGTGTTCTGTAATGGCGCAGTGCCCACGGAGCTGGCCCTGCTGTACATGATAGAAAGTGGCCCTGGGGAAATCCCAATAGATTTTTCCAAACAGCACACTGCTTCCTGGATGTGTTTGTCTCTCTTGGCTGCACTGGCCTCCTCTGCTGGAGACacatgggcttcagaagttggCCCTGTTCTGAGTAAAAGCACGCCAAGGCTAATAACAACCTGGGAGAAAGTTCCAGTTG GGACCAATGGAGGAGTGACGATGGTGGGCCTTGCCTCCAGTCTTCTTGGTGGAACCTTTGTGGGCATCACTTACTTCCTCACACAGTTGGTTTTTGTTAACGATTTAGACATTTCTGCTCCCCAGTGGCCAATTATTGCATTTGGGGGTCTGGCTGGATTACTAGGATCAATTGTGGATTCATATTTAGGAGCTACCATGCAATTTAGTG GTTTGGATGAAAGCACTGGTATGGTGGTCAACAGCCCAGGGAAGGAG AATTCACTGGAAGATGCTGTGACTTCCTGTTAA